The following are encoded in a window of Narcine bancroftii isolate sNarBan1 chromosome 2, sNarBan1.hap1, whole genome shotgun sequence genomic DNA:
- the adhfe1 gene encoding hydroxyacid-oxoacid transhydrogenase, mitochondrial isoform X1: protein MATQGRVVHLLQQLQRASCRCPAHSQTYSQAPGHVTTRATDYAFEMACSNIRYGEGVTNEIGMDLQNIGARKVCVMTDKNLAKLPPVNAVLDSLVKNGVNFQVFDKVRVEPTDLSFIEAITFAKQEQFDAFVAVGGGSVMDTCKVANLYSCSPDAEFFDYVNAPIGKGKPVTVGLCPLIAVPTTAGTGSETTGVAVFDYEAMKVKTGIASRALKPFLGIVDPLHALHMPNRVAAYSGFDVLCHALESYTALPYSLRSPCPPNPINRPAYQGSNPISDIWSKQALRIVAKYMKRAVQNPDDHEARFNMHLASAFAGIGFGNAGVHLCHGMSYPVSGMVKTFKAKDYNVDYPLVPHGLSVVLTSPAVFTFTGSMCPERHLEAAEILGTDTKTVKREDAGLVLADTLRNFLFELNVEDGLSAVGYTKEDIPALVKGTLPQERVTKLSPRPQTEEDLAALFESSMKLY from the exons CTCCAGGACATGTTACAACCAGAGCCACAGACTATGCATTTGAG ATGGCTTGTTCAAACATCCGATATGGAGAAGGGGTGACAAATGAAATTGGCATG GATCTTCAGAATATTGGAGCCAGGAAAGTTTGCGTGATGACTGATAAAAATTTGGCCAAGCTTCCTCCTGTCAATGCTGTCCTGGATTCATTAGTTAAGAATGGAGTAAACTTTCAAGTGTTTGACAAGGTCAGAGTGGAGCCAACCGATTTAAG TTTCATAGAAGCAATAACATTTGCTAAACAAGAACAATTTGATGCATTTGTTGCTGTTGGAGGTGGATCTGTGATGGACACATGTAAAGTGGCtaacctgtacagctgcagcccTGATGCTGAATTTTTTGACTACGTCAATGCTCCAATAGGAAAAGGAAAGCCTGTCACTGTTGGCCTCTGTCCTTTGATAGCAG TTCCCACTACAGCTGGCACAGGAAGTGAGACCACAGGTGTGGCTGTTTTTGACTATGAAGCAATGAAAGTTAAAACAG GCATTGCCAGCAGGGCTCTGAAGCCATTTCTTGGGATTGTAGATCCTTTGCATGCATTGCACATGCCGAACCGTGTGGCAGCTTACAGTGGATTTGATGTACTTTG CCACGCATTGGAATCCTACACAGCTCTTCCATACAGTTTACGATCGCCTTGCCCTCCGAATCCAATCAATCGTCCAGCTTATCAAGGGAGCAATCCTATCAGCGATATATGGTCCAAACAAGCTCTGAGGATTGTAGCCAAATATATGAAACG TGCTGTCCAAAATCCTGATGACCACGAGGCAAGGTTCAACATGCACCTTGCAAGTGCTTTTGCTGGAATTGGATTTGGAAATGCTGGTGTTCATCTTTG CCATGGAATGTCCTATCCAGTGTCTGGAATGGTGAAAACATTTAAAGCTAAGGATTACAACGTAGATTATCCTTTGGTG CCACATGGCCTTTCTGTTGTCCTGACTTCTCCTGCAGTCTTCACTTTCACAGGCTCCATGTGTCCTGAACGTCACTTGGAAGCAGCAGAGATACTAG GAACTGATACGAAAACTGTGAAACGTGAAGATGCAGGGCTCGTTCTGGCTGATACGCTTCGGAATTTCCTATTTGAgctgaatgttgaagatggactAAGTGCCGTTGGTTACACTAAAGAAGATATTCCAGCTTTAGTCAAAGGAACACTGCCTCAG GAAAGGGTAACAAAACTGTCCCCAAGGCCTCAGACAGAGGAAGATCTGGCAGCTTTGTTCGAGTCTTCCATGAAACTGTATTAA
- the adhfe1 gene encoding hydroxyacid-oxoacid transhydrogenase, mitochondrial isoform X2 encodes MATQGRVVHLLQQLQRASCRCPAHSQTYSQAPGHVTTRATDYAFEMACSNIRYGEGVTNEIGMDLQNIGARKVCVMTDKNLAKLPPVNAVLDSLVKNGVNFQVFDKVRVEPTDLSFIEAITFAKQEQFDAFVAVGGGSVMDTCKVANLYSCSPDAEFFDYVNAPIGKGKPVTVGLCPLIAVPTTAGTGSETTGVAVFDYEAMKVKTDPLHALHMPNRVAAYSGFDVLCHALESYTALPYSLRSPCPPNPINRPAYQGSNPISDIWSKQALRIVAKYMKRAVQNPDDHEARFNMHLASAFAGIGFGNAGVHLCHGMSYPVSGMVKTFKAKDYNVDYPLVPHGLSVVLTSPAVFTFTGSMCPERHLEAAEILGTDTKTVKREDAGLVLADTLRNFLFELNVEDGLSAVGYTKEDIPALVKGTLPQERVTKLSPRPQTEEDLAALFESSMKLY; translated from the exons CTCCAGGACATGTTACAACCAGAGCCACAGACTATGCATTTGAG ATGGCTTGTTCAAACATCCGATATGGAGAAGGGGTGACAAATGAAATTGGCATG GATCTTCAGAATATTGGAGCCAGGAAAGTTTGCGTGATGACTGATAAAAATTTGGCCAAGCTTCCTCCTGTCAATGCTGTCCTGGATTCATTAGTTAAGAATGGAGTAAACTTTCAAGTGTTTGACAAGGTCAGAGTGGAGCCAACCGATTTAAG TTTCATAGAAGCAATAACATTTGCTAAACAAGAACAATTTGATGCATTTGTTGCTGTTGGAGGTGGATCTGTGATGGACACATGTAAAGTGGCtaacctgtacagctgcagcccTGATGCTGAATTTTTTGACTACGTCAATGCTCCAATAGGAAAAGGAAAGCCTGTCACTGTTGGCCTCTGTCCTTTGATAGCAG TTCCCACTACAGCTGGCACAGGAAGTGAGACCACAGGTGTGGCTGTTTTTGACTATGAAGCAATGAAAGTTAAAACAG ATCCTTTGCATGCATTGCACATGCCGAACCGTGTGGCAGCTTACAGTGGATTTGATGTACTTTG CCACGCATTGGAATCCTACACAGCTCTTCCATACAGTTTACGATCGCCTTGCCCTCCGAATCCAATCAATCGTCCAGCTTATCAAGGGAGCAATCCTATCAGCGATATATGGTCCAAACAAGCTCTGAGGATTGTAGCCAAATATATGAAACG TGCTGTCCAAAATCCTGATGACCACGAGGCAAGGTTCAACATGCACCTTGCAAGTGCTTTTGCTGGAATTGGATTTGGAAATGCTGGTGTTCATCTTTG CCATGGAATGTCCTATCCAGTGTCTGGAATGGTGAAAACATTTAAAGCTAAGGATTACAACGTAGATTATCCTTTGGTG CCACATGGCCTTTCTGTTGTCCTGACTTCTCCTGCAGTCTTCACTTTCACAGGCTCCATGTGTCCTGAACGTCACTTGGAAGCAGCAGAGATACTAG GAACTGATACGAAAACTGTGAAACGTGAAGATGCAGGGCTCGTTCTGGCTGATACGCTTCGGAATTTCCTATTTGAgctgaatgttgaagatggactAAGTGCCGTTGGTTACACTAAAGAAGATATTCCAGCTTTAGTCAAAGGAACACTGCCTCAG GAAAGGGTAACAAAACTGTCCCCAAGGCCTCAGACAGAGGAAGATCTGGCAGCTTTGTTCGAGTCTTCCATGAAACTGTATTAA